A genomic segment from Aegilops tauschii subsp. strangulata cultivar AL8/78 chromosome 1, Aet v6.0, whole genome shotgun sequence encodes:
- the LOC109739812 gene encoding uncharacterized protein: protein MGSLLSSLLGKPEPPPPMVLVPPLFDYPPIAARTRMSVPAYELMFGKLPLRNLFEDYFDNAGTISSRIMLKPLEDPHVDLVANVSAAGDKASGTEVKGDALFRWQKYLYDPHTFVDVQVSTSEPMLKLRSCAYFPEYRLGAFGTIPLLMGNRLSSEDYAVLGVRYGSENLSIGASFVPLPESAEVPYGAWLVGRKGSLCAGAQYKPLSGNKHPMPYTDPKNWNYAISYGVASTSPLSPSFNFSLELARNTQLIASFYQHLVVQRRIKNPFEDDQVVGITNYIDLGLELATGIDKSKPAESGNNSLFQLGASWQANKNFLLKGKLGPSKSSVALAFKSWWRPSFTFSVTAENDHSKGTTSYGFGIRVEDLRKPSYERADPNYVMMSTNKEHLAPAALREFGQRPMFQADVDSGNFDHLPTELRPMSKII from the exons ATGGGCTCCCTGCTGAGCAGCCTGTTGGGCAAGCCGGAGCCCCCGCCGCCCATGGTGCTCGTGCCGCCGCTCTTCGACTACCCGCCCATCGCCGCCCGCACCAG GATGTCGGTGCCGGCGTATGAGCTCATGTTCGGGAAGCTCCCACTGCGCAATCTGTTTGAGGACTACTTCGATAACGCGGGGACCATATCCTCGAGGATCATGCTCAAGCCGCTGGAAGATCCTCACGTCGATCTGGTCGCCAAC GTATCTGCAGCTGGAGATAAAGCTAGTGGAACAGAAGTAAAAGGAGACGCTCTATTTCGCTGGCAGAA ATATTTGTATGATCCCCATACCTTTGTGGACGTTCAAGTGTCGACTTCAGAGCC CATGCTGAAGCTAAGGTCATGTGCTTACTTCCCTGAGTATCGTCTTGGTGCATTTGGGACAATCCCTTTGCTAATGGGAAACAG GCTGTCTTCTGAGGACTATGCTGTCCTGGGTGTGAGATATGGTTCAGAGAATCTATCAATTGGGGCGTCCTTTGTGCCATTGCCTG AATCTGCTGAGGTGCCTTATGGGGCATGGTTGGTTGGGAGAAAAGGGAGTTTATGTGCAGGAGCACAATATAAACCACTTA GCGGAAACAAACATCCTATGCCATACACTGACCCGAAGAACTGGAATTATGCAATCAGTTATGGTGTGGCCTCAACAAGCCCTCTCAGCCCTTCATTCAATTTTTCCCTAGAGCTTGCCAGAAATACACAG CTTATTGCATCATTCTATCAGCACCTGGTTGTTCAAAGAAGG ATAAAAAACCCTTTTGAAGATGATCAGGTTGTTGGGATCACAAACTACATAGACTTGGGGCTTGAGTTGGCTACAGG GATTGATAAAAGTAAACCAGCAGAGAGTGGCAACAACTCCTTGTTTCAGTTAGGTGCAAGCTGGCAAGCTAACAAGAACTTCCTGCTGAAG GGAAAGCTGGGTCCTTCCAAGTCGTCCGTAGCTTTGGCATTCAAGTCATGGTGGAGACCATCCTTCACATTTAGCGTCACAG CGGAGAACGACCACTCGAAGGGGACGACGTCGTACGGATTTGGAATCCGCGTGGAGGATCTCAGGAAGCCCAG CTACGAGAGGGCAGACCCGAACTACGTGATGATGTCGACGAACAAGGAGCACCTGGCGCCGGCCGCCCTGCGTGAGTTCGGGCAGCGGCCCATGTTCCAGGCGGACGTGGACTCGGGCAACTTCGACCACCTGCCCACGGAGCTCAGGCCCATGAGCAAGATCATCTAG
- the LOC109739820 gene encoding transcription elongation factor 1 homolog, protein MGKRKAAAKPPPRKRMDKLDTVFSCPFCNHGSSVECRIDLKNLIGEANCQICQESFSTTANALTEPIDVYSEWIDECERVNTVEDDDGA, encoded by the exons ATGGGGAAGAGAAAGGCGGCTGCTAAGCCACCACCTAGGAAGAGGATGGACAAGCTCGATACCGTCTTCTCCTGCCCATTCTGCAACCATGGGAGCAGCGTTGAGTGCCGGAT TGATTTGAAGAATCTGATTGGTGAGGCTAACTGTCAAATCTGCCAGGAAAGCTTCAGCACCACTGCAAATG CGCTGACTGAACCTATTGATGT ATACAGCGAATGGATCGATGAGTGCGAGCGCGTCAACACtgttgaagatgatgatggtgcATGA
- the LOC109740203 gene encoding uncharacterized protein: MAHMRVVHRDEEGHKVAEKVPVPETRRPDTARHVERKLEEQGLHRLERHPANAPRGVGIGAPPPKSGRGGKYTWEGPEGLVDSELDPAPAAIDRNDPNYEEEGGEQDEVAEEVVVGEVEVAKVAQARAGVARVEVAPPLLHDHQQ; the protein is encoded by the coding sequence ATGGCGCACATGCGCGTGGTGCACCGGGACGAGGAGGGCCACAAGGTGGCGGAGAAGGTGCCGGTCCCGGAGACGAGGCGCCCGGACACGGCGAGGCACGTGGAGCGCAAGCTGGAGGAGCAGGGGCTGCACCGGCTGGAGCGCCACCCGGCCAACGCGCCCCGGGGCGTCGGCATCGGCGCGCCCCCGCCCAAGTCCGGCCGCGGCGGCAAGTACACCTGGGAGGGCCCCGAGGGGCTCGTGGACAGCGAGCTcgaccccgcgcccgccgccATCGACCGCAACGACCCCAACTACGAGGAGGAAGGCGGGGAGCAGGACGAGGTGGCCGAGGAGGTGGTCGTCGGGGAGGTGGAGGTCGCCAAGGTGGCCCAGGCCCGGGCCGGCGTCGCCAGGGTCGAGGTCGCGCCGCCGCTCCTCCATGACCACCAGCAGTAG